From a single Anomaloglossus baeobatrachus isolate aAnoBae1 chromosome 4, aAnoBae1.hap1, whole genome shotgun sequence genomic region:
- the LOC142302716 gene encoding olfactory receptor 1E16-like, producing the protein MENQTVIEDFQIVAFSDSIKHHLLLFAFFLFIYVIGLLGNIIIITCVVIDEHLHTPMYIFLSNLSAVDMIFTSTTLPKLMDILLTGKNSISFGGCFTQMCFYLFAAGMEDMLLSFMSYDRYVAICKPLYYHLIMKHRNYVLFLFSIWISALINALFFTMTIYQINICHSNKIQQFFCEIKALNRIACANMKIRVILSFEIIIFGLIQFLISLSSYIKIISIVLSIPSTGGKKKAFSTCTSHLTVLGTFYGAGVCMYLKPPSEHPDELDWVFSTLYTAVAPMLNPMIYSLRNKEVKVAIKKIIGFKWGTDKVNVG; encoded by the coding sequence ATGGAGAACCAAACGGTCATTGAGGATTTCCAGATTGTGGCTTTCTCCGATTCAATAAAACACCATCTTTTATTATTTGCTTTCTTTTTATTCATTTATGTGATTGGATTACTTGGTAATATCATTATAATCACATGTGTGGTCATTGATGAGCACCTCCATACACCCATGTACATCTTTCTTAGCAACTTGTCGGCAGTGGACATGATTTTCACTTCAACGACCCTCCCGAAACTGATGGACATTTTACTCACAGGGAAGAACTCCATATCTTTCGGAGGATGCTTCACACaaatgtgtttttatttatttgctGCCGGTATGGAAGATATGCTGTTGTCTTTTATGTCCTACGACCGATATGTGGCCATCTGTAAACCATTATATTATCATTTGATTATGAAACACAGAAATTATGTATTATTTCTATTCAGTATTTGGATATCGGCCTTGATTAACGCCTTATTTTTCACGATGACCATTTACCAGATAAATATTTGCCATTCTAATAAAATTCAACAATTTTTTTGTGAAATTAAAGCGCTCAACAGAATTGCTTGTGCCAATATGAAAATTCGTGTTATCCTGTCTTTTGAAATTATAATCTTTGGGCTTATCCAATTTCTTATTAGTTTATCATCATACATCAAAATAATATCTATCGTTCTCAGTATTCCTTCTACAGGGGGTAAAaaaaaagccttctccacctgcaccTCGCACCTCACTGTCTTGGGCACCTTCTATGGTGCCGGGGTGTGTATGTACCTAAAGCCTCCTTCAGAACATCCAGATGAACTTGATTGGGTGTTCTCAACTCTGTATACAGCAGTTGCTCCTATGCTGAATCCAATGATATATAGTTTAAGAAATAAAGAAGTAAAGGTGGCCATAAAGAAAATTATTGGCTTTAAATGGGGTACTGATAAAGTAAATGTTGGGTAA